The Eriocheir sinensis breed Jianghai 21 chromosome 28, ASM2467909v1, whole genome shotgun sequence region CGCAATGTAAGGTTAAATAATGACCGAACCGTAGCGGCACGCACAGAAACTGAGTACTCGCACGGGTATGTGTTCACAGCGAGGCCGCTGCGGCCCGGCGAGCGCCTGGTGGTGCAGGTGCTGCACGTTGAAGCAATGTATGTTGGCGCCTTGGCCTTCGGGCTGACTGCTGCAAACCCTGCAGGGCTCGAATCCTCTGACCTGCCCGAAGACTGTGACCTGTTGTTGGACCGCCCCGAGTACTGGGTGGTAAGTAAGGACGTGGCCGCCTCCCCGCAGCCTGCCGACGAGTTGGCCTTCGCTCTGTCCCACCACGGCGAGGTGACCTTCTCCCGTAATGGCGCCGCCCCGCAGGTCTTCATGCACGTGGACCACACGCTCCAGCTGTGGGCCTTCTTCGACGTGTACGGCAACACCAGCAAGATCAGAAGCCTCGGCGTGACGCACGACCCGGCGCCTCCTCAGCAGCCAGGTGagcatcctcccccctccccgccccactCACTCTTGGCACTGCCTCGGTGCTACacgaattattatcattattatcatcatatcaATTATCATTGCATAATTTTCGAATAATGAAGACtggagtcagtctctctctctctctctctctctctctctctctctctctctctctctctctctctctctctctctctctctctctctctctctctctctctctctcttatatatatatatatatatatatatatatatatatatatatatatatatatatatatatatatatatatatattgttttataattAGAGTTTTGCATAAGGTATTGTGGCTTGTTATGGCTTTAACATTGAACTAAATATTCGTCTCATTCTTCCAGCCTCCAGCTCTCCTCCACGGCGCCCTGAACCTGTGGCAAGGCAGTCGCACCCCCAGCTGTCACGGGCGTCTCCCTTGGTAGTAAGCCTTccacccagcccaccctcccCGCCTACCTCCCACACCCACTCCGCCTCGCCACCACCTCCCCTGCCAGCGCCGCGGGACCCCATGAGCGGCCATGGTACCATGTCCTCTGTGTACAGTGGCGCCTACATGGAACCAGTGTCTGCTTCTTCCACCCTCACCTCCCGGGGCGACCTGCCAGTAGGCCCTACCCTGCACGAGTGTACAGTGTGCTACGAGAAGCCAGTGGATTCTGTGCTGTACATGTGTGGCCACATGTGTATGTGCTACGAGTGTGCGCTGCAGCAGTGGCGGGGGCGGGGAGGCGGCCAGTGCCCTATCTGCCGCGCCGTTATCCGGGATGTGATCCGCACCTACCGTTCATGACGGGGCCCTCGCCCACCCCCTTGCCCCTTGTCCCGCCCACTCTCACCCGAGGCCCAACAGGCCTCGGGCGGGGGCATCGGTGAGGGCGAACCGTGATACCTGCTCATACCAAAGGTGGTTGATACAGTGCCGAGCCTGGCGCCGGCCAGGGCCACGTTGTCTAGTCCCGCCCTGCCGCGCATACCCTGTATGTGCCGCgcccatgtgtgtgtttgtgtgtgtgtgtgtgtgtgtgtccacgcgtGCAGAGTAACGCGTCCTTACCTCTGGTCTAAGTCAGCTGTGGTAGTGTGTACATAGTGGCCTCGGGAACAGTCACACCCCCGCCCGTGGCCTCTCCTGCCCCCTTCTGTACATAGCTCGCAGTAACTTATGGGCCCTGTGCCCCCTTTGTATGCCCTGTCATTATTTTGTACTTGGGTCATATgtgaatatatgttttttatatttcCGTCATTGCATTGGTCATTGCTCTTTGGACAGTTTACTGGTGTCTGTCATTAACATCAT contains the following coding sequences:
- the LOC127004369 gene encoding protein neuralized-like, with translation MPALCIEEYASEPTVTCYTAGPIFKKMKVLKKFKRRMGLAGRGSGTTNLPPLTFHPVCGDNVRIANDGKVARRTESFCKGIAFSNRPIRIGERVCLRLLEVNSNWSGVIRFGFTSQDPAGLRDALPKYACPDLTNKPGYWAKALSERFAEQGSVLFYYADSTGDVHFGINGEERGVFFSGVDTRSQLWGLFDVYGNSTAVEFLDPDAHLNNRVRIVNDLSPGSSTASSRVVPQAQLPPPQPQPPARTDAGVERLQPSMAQLALTPRAPDALPLRHYTHTAFTPLPFHRVRGRNVRLNNDRTVAARTETEYSHGYVFTARPLRPGERLVVQVLHVEAMYVGALAFGLTAANPAGLESSDLPEDCDLLLDRPEYWVVSKDVAASPQPADELAFALSHHGEVTFSRNGAAPQVFMHVDHTLQLWAFFDVYGNTSKIRSLGVTHDPAPPQQPASSSPPRRPEPVARQSHPQLSRASPLVVSLPPSPPSPPTSHTHSASPPPPLPAPRDPMSGHGTMSSVYSGAYMEPVSASSTLTSRGDLPVGPTLHECTVCYEKPVDSVLYMCGHMCMCYECALQQWRGRGGGQCPICRAVIRDVIRTYRS